The Hippoglossus hippoglossus isolate fHipHip1 chromosome 19, fHipHip1.pri, whole genome shotgun sequence genome has a segment encoding these proteins:
- the LOC117753268 gene encoding parvalbumin, thymic-like produces MAITDFLAASDITSAIYACKAKDSFSPKMFFKTVGLSKKSPADIERVFKILDQDKSGFIEQDELQLFLQNFAKGARHLTVAETRAFLLEGDSDGDGKIGWEEFSALVKSS; encoded by the exons ATGGCCATAACCGACTTCCTAGCAGCTTCGGACATCACTTCAGCCATTTATGCTTGTAAAG CGAAGGATTCGTTTAGCCCGAAGATGTTTTTCAAAACAGTGGGTTTATCCAAGAAAAGTCCAGCTGATATCGAGAGGGTCTTCAAGATTTTGGACCAGGACAAAAGTGGCTTCATAGAACAGGATGAGTTACA ACTGTTCCTGCAGAATTTCGCCAAAGGAGCGAGGCACCTGACCGTAGCCGAGACCAGAGCCTTCCTCCTGGAGGGGGACTCAGATGGAGACGGGAAGATCGGCTGGGAAG AGTTTTCAGCACTGGTCAAGTCTTCATAA
- the LOC117752499 gene encoding serine/threonine-protein kinase LMTK2-like — MSGAHRVQELEPSRGGVALVVSLDGVNWLHRKRCRDKGRTKRNKDLQFWISSGQVALVDEKRQPTTCIPDQRGTAALDLWRNIERRSRPWSSSFPLSPQRCCLLEEPLQHSALTSSVSECPKEASWKTLILNIRDIFTSITRNVNLTTQPHVLTMNNPNRLIIFCDEDIPLQLYNDISSTQDCRTIIGTTGCSDNKNVSSHLKNAHLPSDLNNNSEEDHSEVFHGENLNIRTRKSLLKSYQNYKRPGESSERDRKLRRSVSFDDDVTVFLFDQEGPTMELHPEPCTSLPNTSTFNLPDVTLDDCGLEWEDDFSALEWSWHLQRVSRSLHSTLSLSTPSWTAASRPERYLPSQTCLFLTHVAESDLEL; from the exons ATGAGTGGGGCTCACAGAGTGCAAG AGTTAGAACCCTCCAGGGGTGGAGTTGCTCTGGTGGTTTCACTGGATGGTGTGAACTGGCTTCACAGAAAGAGATGCAGAGACAAAGGAAGGACGAAACG GAATAAAGACCTCCAGTTCTGGATATCTTCAGGTCAGGTGGCGCTGGTTGATGAGAAGCGGCAGCCGACCACGTGTATCCCCGACCAACGAGGAACAGCAGCCCTTGACTTGTGGAGGAACATTGAACGCAGATCAAGGCCATGGTCAtcatccttccctctctctcctcagcgCTGTTGTCTTCTAGAGGAACCTCTCCAGCACTCAGCATTAACTTCTTCTGTCTCAGAGTGTCCAAAGGAGGCTTCATGGAAAACACTCATCTTAAATATTCGGGACATTTTCACTTCGATCACAAGGAATGTAAATTTAACAACCCAGCCTCATGTTCTTACAATGAATAACCCAAATAGGTTGATCATTTTCTGTGATGAGGACATACCCCTCCAGCTTTATAATGACATAAGCAGCACTCAAGATTGCAGGACAATTATAGGAACTACTGGTTGTAGTGATAACAAAAATGTgtcaagtcatttaaaaaatgcccATTTGCCCTCTGATCTCAACAATAACTCAGAAGAGGATCACAGTGAAGTGTTTCATGGGGAGAATCTTAATATACGCACCCGTAAAAGTCTTTTAAAATCCTATCAAAACTACAAGCGTCCAGGAGAGTCATCCGAAAGGGACAGGAAACTGAGGAGGAGTGTGTCCTTTGATGATGACGTCACGGTCTTCCTGTTTGATCAG GAGGGTCCCACCATGGAGCTGCACCCTGAGCCCTGCACATCTCTGCCAAACACCAGTACCTTCAACCTGCCAGATGTCACATTAGACGACTGCG GCTTGGAGTGGGAAGACGACTTCTCAGCTCTGGAGTGGAGCTGGCACCTCCAGCGCGTCAGTCGCTCTCTGCACTCCACCCTTTCCCTGTCAACACCGAGCTGGACTGCTGCGTCCAGGCCGGAGCGTTACCTCCCGTCTCAAACCTGCCTCTTCCTCACCCATGTCGCTGAGTCAGACCTCGAGCTGTGA
- the bhlha15 gene encoding class A basic helix-loop-helix protein 15 — protein MKSKRKAVKPSSRTWSDPEPELEPDTEPEPGSSEQEGSEASVRIGGSWRGSLRSGGRNRQGGAGGGRRRRQHSSSTKERSLRRLESNERERQRMHKLNNAFQALQEAIPHVKTDKKLSKIETLTLAKNYIKALTTVVVDMSGACLPTGGVPSEASAAKLLQCYQQQLEDDGEDDLTQYLTHMHSFGQRS, from the coding sequence atgaagTCCAAAAGGAAGGCCGTCAAACCATCCAGCAGGACCTGGTCTGACCCGGAGCCAGAACTAGAGCCGGACACGGAACCAGAACCTGGCTCCAGCGAGCAGGAGGGCTCAGAGGCATCGGTGCGGATCGGCGGCTCCTGGAGGGGGTCGCTGAGGAGCGGGGGCAGGAACCGCCAGGGAGGAGCCGGCggagggaggcggaggaggcAGCACTCCTCCAGCACCAAAGAGCGCAGCCTCCGCCGCCTGGAGAGCAACGAGCGGGAGCGCCAGCGCATGCACAAACTCAACAACGCCTTCCAAGCGCTGCAGGAGGCCATCCCGCACGTCAAGACCGACAAGAAGCTGTCCAAGATCGAGACCCTGACCCTGGCCAAGAACTACATCAAAGCTCTCACCACCGTCGTCGTGGACATGTCAGGGGCCTGCCTGCCCACTGGTGGGGTCCCATCAGAGGCCAGTGCCGCCAAGCTGCTCCAGTGCTACCAGCAGCAGCTTGAGGACGACGGGGAGGACGATCTCACCCAGTACCTCACCCACATGCACAGCTTCGGCCAGCGCAGCTAA